From Herbaspirillum sp. WKF16:
AGCGAAGGCGAGGGATCGCGCTCGGAAGGCTTCAGCACGAAGCTGTTGCCGGTGGCGATCGCAATGGGCGCCATCCACAGCGGCACCATCACTGGGAAGTTGAACGGCGTGATGCCGGCGGTCACGCCCAGCGGCTGGCGCAGGTTCCAGTTGTCGATGCCGCCGCCGATGTTGTCGGTGAACTGGGTCTTGAGCAATTGCGGAATGCCGGTGGCGAACTCGACGATCTCCAGGCCGCGCGTGACCTCGCCCTTGGCGTCGGAGAACACCTTGCCGTGCTCCAGCGTGATGGCCTTGGCCAGCGCATCGTGGTTCTGCTCGATCAGTTCCTTGAACTTGAACAGCACCCGCGCACGCTTCAACGGCGCAGTCTCGGCCCAGGCCGGCGCAGCGGCGCTGGCGGCCGCCACCGCGGCATTGACCTCCGCCACCGACGCCAGCGACACCTTGGCTGCGGCGGCGCCGGTGGCCGGATTGAACACGTCCTGGCTGCGGCCGCTCTCGGAGCGGGACAGCTTGCCGTTGATGAAATGGTCGATGTGCGGGAGGCTCATATAAGTATTCCTTTGGTGATTGCCGTAAGACCGGGGCGGATCCGTCTCCTGATCCATACGCCCCGGCGTGATGGTTGCCAACGATGCTAAAAAAGACAGACGTTAGGAGAATATCGCGCCGGAGCGGCACGATCCAATGAGTTATTATCAGCAGTAATATAAGCAATATTTATAAGACTGGCTTCCCGGCTATTTCACGCTGATCGCCAAAAAGAACACATTAACCGAAATTGACGATGGATATCGTACAGTTACGCGCATTTATTACAGTCGCCCGTGAAGGCAACCTGACCCGGGCGGCCGAGAAGCTGCACGTCACCCAGCCCGCCGTCAGCCTGCAGATCAAGGCGCTGCAGGAAAGCCTGGGCCTGCAGCTGTTCAATCGCGGCGCCGGCGGCATGGTGCTGACGGTGGCAGGCAACAAGCTGCTGCCGATGGCCGAGCGCATCCTGGCCGAGCTGCAGGAACTGCGGCGCCACGCGGCCGCCCTGCAGGCCAGCGCCGCCCACCTCTCCGGCTCGCTGGCCATCGGCACCATCCTCGATCCCGAATTCATCCGCCTGGGCGCCTTCCTCAAGCTGCTGGTCGAACGCCATCCGCAGCTCTCCACCAAGCTGGCGCACCACATGTCCGGCTCGGTGCTCAACGAGATCCGCGACGGCCGGCTCGATGTCGGCTTTTTCCTGGGCGACCCGGGCAAGGGCTTCCACGCCATGACGCTCACGCCCTTCACCTACAACGTGATCGCCCCGGCCGGCTGGAAGAGCAGGGTCGCCGGCCGCGGCTGGAAGGAGTTGTCGCGCCTGCCCTGGATCTGGACGCCGCCGGAGTCGGCCCACCACCGCCTGCTCTCCAAGGTCTTCGCCCAGCACAAGGTGCAGCCCAACACCGTGGCCCTGGTGGACCAGGAATCTTCCATGCTGGACCTGGTGAAATCCGGCGTCGGCCTGTCGCTGGCGCGTGAATCCATCGCGCTGAGCCAGGCGCACGCCCATGGCCTGGTCATTGCCGACGCGGTCGAGCTCTCCACGGAACTCAGTTTCATTACCCTGGAGAAACGCCAGAACGAAGACGGGTTGAAAGCAGTGTTCCAGGTCTTGCAAGAGGTCTGGAAAAATTGATGCTCCTTGCTTCACGATCAGGCACAGCTGCCTGAACCCTCTGGCAGTTCTGTTTCCAGCTTCCCCATTGCCGAACCCAAAGGACTTGCGTTTCAACACTTGTGTTGGCCAAGTCCTTTTTTCATTCCTTCTGCCTTTGCCGTTTTTGCTGTTTTTTGACTTGTCCCCGCTGTTCCGCTTTTTCTGTTCTTTAAATTAAAGAGGTATATATAAAGATAGTAATGATTGTTAACGCAGCGATTTTCTGTGGATAACCCGGTTAACCCGAATCGAATCAATTATTTACGCCGTTGATAAACGCTTGGTAAGCTTCTGGATTGCTGAAGAACAAATATTGGATAAATTTTCGGCTTGGGATAACTCGATGAGATATACCCAATTCACGCAGCAGATATGCAAAGACTTATCCACAGGCGGGCCTGAAACCGCCGAAAAGACCAAATAAACAGGCATCCCGACCCAAGCCCCTGCATCCATGAGCTCCACGCCGCCGTTTTCCATCCTGGTCGAACCTGCCGGACTCCATTTCGAGCAGCGTCCCGGTTTGTCCCTGCTGCAATCGGCGCTGGCGCAGGGGATCCGTTTGCCCAATTCCTGCCGTAACGGCGCCTGCCGCACCTGCATGTGCAAGTTGGTTTCAGGAAACGTGGATTACCAGATCGAATGGCCGGGATTGACCCGGGAAGAAAAACAGGAAGGCTGGATCCTTCCCTGCGTGGCCGAGGCGCGTTCCGACCTGGTGATCGAGGTGCCTGATGCGGTCGACCTCAAGAAATGAAGCCTGAGCCCTCTGCCTGGCATCCACGGTCAATCGGGAGGGCTTGCCTCCCATGTTTTCCATCCTGACGAACAGGGAACGGAGCCGGCTTTCCAGAGCGCAGCGAAGCGCCGATGTGCGCGTTCCGGGTTTTCTGTCTTTTAGGATAAGTTTGTATATATAAATAGTAGGTAATAGTTAACACAGGCCCTTTTCTGTGGATAACCCGGTTTACCGGAAAAGAATCAGTCAGTTGGGAAAAGGATAAACGCTTGGCAAGGCGTGTATGACCGGCTAACAGTTCGGGGATAAAAAATTCGCCTTGGATAACTTTCAGGCTTGTCCCCAATCCATAACAAAGTTATCCAGACCTTTATCCACAGGCTGAGCTTGGATATGCGGAAAACGTGGGCTCAGGGGCAACTTTGCGAAACACCGCATTTCTGGCGGTTTGCGCCCGGTTTTCTTGCCGTTTTCCCGCCTGCAGGGGTATTTGGGCGGCATTTTCAGGCGATTCCGGCCGCAACAGGATATTTGTGAGTATTTAATTCGATCGAAATGTCGATCGAAAAACGACGAGGCCGGAAGAGTTATCCCCCGGCCTCGCATGGCTGAAACAGTAACTTTCCGTATGCCTATTTTTTAGGCGCGCTCTTTGCGCCGGCATTGTTACCGGCGCTCTTGCCCGGCGGCGGGGCCTGCGGCGCCTTCTTCACTTCTTCCAGCAGGTTGGCGCAATCGGCTTTCTGTTCGCCATCGACATTGATCAGCGGCAGGATCGCCGTGACCGGGGCCAGCAGGCCCAGCGCCACCGCGCCGCCGGCGCGCAAGGCCAGCACGCCGGCATTCACGCCCACGTCCGGATTCTTGAAAGTGCCCTTCACGTACAGCGGCGAACGCAGCGAAATGATGCGCAGGCCCTTGCTCTTGGGATGCACCTTCAGGTCCAGCTGTTCCTGCTTCATGTCCACCGTGCCGTCCACCACGATCAAGGCGTCCTCGGTATCCAGGATCAGGGTCTTGGCCTGCATCACGCCGTTGTTGACCGGCAGGTCGCCGGCCAGGCAATTTAGTTTCACCTCCTTGTCGCCGAACAGCTTGCTGATCACCACATTGCCCACGTTCAGGCCGGCCGCCTCCAGCAGGAACTTGCTGATCGCGCCCTGGCTCACCAGTGTCTTCACCTCACCGTTGGCCGAGCCCAGCATGGCCGCGATGGAGTTCCCCGTGGCCGAGAGCCTGGCGTCGCCGTTGATCTCGCCGAAGCTGGTCTTGGACGAGGCCAGCTCTGGATACAACTGCTGGATCTTGAGGCGCCGCGCCGACATCTTGATGTCGGACTTCATCTGCTTGTCCTGCCCATCGAGGCGGATGGCCGAGCGCAAGTTGCCGCCGGCCACGCCGAAGTTCAGCGGATCCAGCGTCAGCACCTTGTCCTTCAGCAGCAGGTGCGCCTGCAGGTCGCTGATGGGCAGGTCCTTCTGCTTCAGGATGCGCTTGGCCACCAGCTTGACGTCGGCGTCCAGCGCACCCCAGGCCTCGGTGCTGAAGGGCTTGACCGGCAATACCTTGTCTGCCGGCTGGCGCTCCTCGGCGCCGCGGTGGGCCTTCTCTTCATTGGAATCGGCGCCGATCAGCGGCGCCAGGTCGTCGAAGCGCAGCAGGTTCGAGGTAATTGCGCCGTCCAGCCGCGGTCGCGCGCCGGCCGTGTTGTAGAACAGGCTGCCGCCGATGTCGCTGGCGCCGACCTTGCCGGTGAACTCTTCATAGCTCCATTCGCTGTGCTTGGCGTCGATCTTGCCTACCAGGTGGCCTTCTGTTGCGAACGGCGGGGTTTCCGGCAGCAGCACGCCGGTCAGCGGATAAAGGTTGCCCATGCTGGCGCCCGAGACCGACAGCCGCAGGTCCAGCGCCGCCAGCTCGGCCGGCTTGGTCAGCGTGCCGCGCACGCCGATGGCGGTCTTGCCGACCTTGACGTTGGCCTGCAGCGGATAAGGTTGCTGCTGGTCTTGCAGCGACAGCACGCCGCCGGCCTTGCCTTCGCCCGAGACTGGCGCGCCGTTGAAGCTGCCCTTGAGCTTCCAGCCCAGGCCGTAGACCTTCTCCTTGTCCGGATCGAGGGTGTCGACCTCGGCCTTGATGTCGATCTTCTGTGTCGCATCGTTGAGCGCCAGCGTGCCGCTGCGCAGGATCAGCCGGCCCAGCTTCAGGTTCCAGGGCGAAGGCCCGTCGTCGCTGCTCTTGAAGGTCCAGTTGTTGACGCTGTCCTTGTTGCGCAGGAGCGAGACGTCGGGGTTCCTGATTTCCAGCGTCGGCACCGAGATGTCATGCACCAGCAGCGGCACCGGGTTGAGCGTGAAGGTGATCTGCTTGACGGTGGCCATCTTGCCGGACTGGCTGAAGGCCTCGGGGTTGGCCAGCGTGATGTCCTCGGCCTGCAGGCGCGGCCAAGGGACCCAGCGCGACCAGCCGGTCATCGGCGGCGTGGTGGGCTCGGCGCGCTGCCAGTTCAGCGACAGGTCGCCGTTGATGGCGAACTCGCGCCCGATCGACTCCGAGACGCGGTGATTGATCCAGGGCTTGGCCCGGTTCCAGTCGAAGGTAAGGATGAAGATGACCGCCGCGGCGATCACGAGGACAAGGCTGGCAAGCAGCCACAGGAATATTTTTAATGGGCGCGGCATAGGCTCGGTCTTCCCGTAAGGGGTGATCAACATGCGCCGATGCCGCGGCCGCCGAAGACTTCCGGGGCAGGCCCATCCGCCCGCCCCAGTCTCCGCAGGGCGGTGGAAGATCGACGGATGTTATGCCTGCGTGCGCCGCATCAGCGCTTCATGTTGATACGACCGAATTCATCGTGAGTTGTTGCAGAAAGGTGGGCGCGCAGCCATTTATGCGCCGGATTGCGGGCGTCGCGCTCGTGCCAGAGCATGTCCACGTGCTCTTCCGGGGTCTGGAAAGGCAATTCCTTGACTACCAGCACATCGGCCATGCCGGTCGCCGCCACCAGGTGGCGCGGCAGTACGGTCAGCAGTTCCGAACTGGCGACGATGCGCCCGGCCGTGAAGAACTGGTTCACCGTCAGCAGGATCTTGCGCTCGCGGTTCATGCCCGCCAGCACGTCGTCGATCACCGCGTGCGGCTTGCCCGACAGGCTCACCAGCAAGTGGTCGGCGGCGCAGTAGGTGTCCAGCGTCAGCGGTTGTCCGGCCAGCGGGTGGTTCTTGTTCATCACGCACACGTACTGGCCGGTATAGAGCCGCGCGTGGCTGATCTGGGTCTTGGCCATGCCCTGGCCGTCGGCCAGCTGCGCCGTCACGCCGGGGAAGAAGCCCACCGCCAGGTCGATGTCGCCGCGCAGCAGCATGGCGCGCGGGTCGCGCGTGGTCAGCGGCATCATGCGGATCTTGATGCGGGGCGCGTCGCGCATGATGGTGCGCACCAGCGAGGGCAGCCACAGGGCGGCGGTGGCGTCGACCATGGCCATGCGGAAGGTGTTCTGGGCGCGCGAGATGTCGAAGCTCTCCGGCGCGATCACCGCTTCCAGCTCGGACAGCGCGCGGCGCACGGTCGGCCACAGCTCCTCGGCGCGCGGGGTCGGCTTGACGCCGTGGGCGGTACGGATCACCAGGTCGTCGTTGAGCGTGTCGCGCAGGCGGCGTAGCGCATTGGAGACAGCCGGCTGGGTCATCGCCAGCAAATTGGCGGCGCGGGTCAGGTTTTGCTCGGTCATGACCGCGTCGAATACGCGCAGCAGGTTCAGGTCCAGGGTCAGGAAGCTCATAGGGAGGGCCTTTGCGGCTGAAAATGAATCGCGAACAGAGTTCGTCGATAGCTATTCACGAATTATATAACTGATATCCGAAAAGGAAATTGGTCAAACAAATGTGAGTTCACTACACTGCAATGCAACATAACACACAACGTCAAGGATCGAATCATGGCAACCATCGCACAAAGCACCAACAGCACTTTCAAGAGCAAGTTCGCCGCCGTCATGCGCAACATCTTCATCCACTTCGTGAAGGCCCATGAGCTGCAAGCAGTCGCTCTGGTCGCCGCCGAACAGGATCGCGCTTCCGGCTCGCGCCAACTGAACCGCATGGCCGACAAGTTCGAAGCCACCCAGCCGAACTTGGCCGCCGAACTGCGCTTCATCGCTTCCCGCGGCTGATTCTCCGCACCGACCGGCCGGCGACTTGAGGCGCCGGCAAGTTGGCAAGCTGTACAGGATTCAAGTTTTTACCGGTTGCGCGCCATTCGCTGCGC
This genomic window contains:
- a CDS encoding LysR family transcriptional regulator, yielding MDIVQLRAFITVAREGNLTRAAEKLHVTQPAVSLQIKALQESLGLQLFNRGAGGMVLTVAGNKLLPMAERILAELQELRRHAAALQASAAHLSGSLAIGTILDPEFIRLGAFLKLLVERHPQLSTKLAHHMSGSVLNEIRDGRLDVGFFLGDPGKGFHAMTLTPFTYNVIAPAGWKSRVAGRGWKELSRLPWIWTPPESAHHRLLSKVFAQHKVQPNTVALVDQESSMLDLVKSGVGLSLARESIALSQAHAHGLVIADAVELSTELSFITLEKRQNEDGLKAVFQVLQEVWKN
- a CDS encoding 2Fe-2S iron-sulfur cluster-binding protein; translation: MSSTPPFSILVEPAGLHFEQRPGLSLLQSALAQGIRLPNSCRNGACRTCMCKLVSGNVDYQIEWPGLTREEKQEGWILPCVAEARSDLVIEVPDAVDLKK
- a CDS encoding AsmA family protein, translating into MPRPLKIFLWLLASLVLVIAAAVIFILTFDWNRAKPWINHRVSESIGREFAINGDLSLNWQRAEPTTPPMTGWSRWVPWPRLQAEDITLANPEAFSQSGKMATVKQITFTLNPVPLLVHDISVPTLEIRNPDVSLLRNKDSVNNWTFKSSDDGPSPWNLKLGRLILRSGTLALNDATQKIDIKAEVDTLDPDKEKVYGLGWKLKGSFNGAPVSGEGKAGGVLSLQDQQQPYPLQANVKVGKTAIGVRGTLTKPAELAALDLRLSVSGASMGNLYPLTGVLLPETPPFATEGHLVGKIDAKHSEWSYEEFTGKVGASDIGGSLFYNTAGARPRLDGAITSNLLRFDDLAPLIGADSNEEKAHRGAEERQPADKVLPVKPFSTEAWGALDADVKLVAKRILKQKDLPISDLQAHLLLKDKVLTLDPLNFGVAGGNLRSAIRLDGQDKQMKSDIKMSARRLKIQQLYPELASSKTSFGEINGDARLSATGNSIAAMLGSANGEVKTLVSQGAISKFLLEAAGLNVGNVVISKLFGDKEVKLNCLAGDLPVNNGVMQAKTLILDTEDALIVVDGTVDMKQEQLDLKVHPKSKGLRIISLRSPLYVKGTFKNPDVGVNAGVLALRAGGAVALGLLAPVTAILPLINVDGEQKADCANLLEEVKKAPQAPPPGKSAGNNAGAKSAPKK
- a CDS encoding LysR family transcriptional regulator — protein: MSFLTLDLNLLRVFDAVMTEQNLTRAANLLAMTQPAVSNALRRLRDTLNDDLVIRTAHGVKPTPRAEELWPTVRRALSELEAVIAPESFDISRAQNTFRMAMVDATAALWLPSLVRTIMRDAPRIKIRMMPLTTRDPRAMLLRGDIDLAVGFFPGVTAQLADGQGMAKTQISHARLYTGQYVCVMNKNHPLAGQPLTLDTYCAADHLLVSLSGKPHAVIDDVLAGMNRERKILLTVNQFFTAGRIVASSELLTVLPRHLVAATGMADVLVVKELPFQTPEEHVDMLWHERDARNPAHKWLRAHLSATTHDEFGRINMKR